One genomic region from Gossypium hirsutum isolate 1008001.06 chromosome D13, Gossypium_hirsutum_v2.1, whole genome shotgun sequence encodes:
- the LOC107920298 gene encoding HVA22-like protein c isoform X3, which translates to MHAIPEIKEIEFLNGGLNRIAIVELIFTVSHVWFVSFSLSSSLSLPLFVFYKGLSEDFRPLVTLVYPLYASIKAIETRSNNDDQQWLTYWVLYSLITLFELTFAKVLEWFPIWPYAKLIFTCWLVLPQFNGAKYVYRHFIRPFYMNPQRATTIWYVPRKKSIFSQQDDILTAAENYIEEHGTHEFERLITKAEKEERIRRSNNYMIFDDDYIY; encoded by the exons ATGCATGCCATCcctgaaataaaagaaatagaatttctaAATGGCGGATTAAATCGCATTGCTATTGTTGAATTAATCTTTACGGTGAGTCATGTCTGGTTTGTTTCTTTCAGTCTTTCTTCCTCTCTCTCTCTACCGCTCTTTGTCTTCTACAAG GGCTTAAGCGAAGACTTCAG GCCTTTAGTCACTCTTGTTTACCCTCT ATACGCTTCAATCAAGGCTATAGAAACGAGGTCTAACAACGATGATCAACAATGGCTGACGTATTGGGTCCTTTACTCTTTGATTACACTTTTCGAACTTACTTTTGCCAAAGTCCTCGAATG GTTCCCGATTTGGCCATATGCAAAGCTGATATTTACATGCTGGTTGGTGCTTCCTCAGTTCAATGGGGCAAAATACGTATATCGTCACTTCATAAGACCATTTTACATGAACCCGCAACGTGCCACCACCATCTGGTATGTCCCCCGCAAGAAGAGTATTTTCAGCCAGCAAGATGACATTCTAACTGCTGCCGAGAACTACATTGAAGAGCATGGCACTCACGAATTTGAAAGGCTTATAACCAAG GCTGAGAAAGAAGAAAGAATCCGACGCAGCAACAACTACATGATCTTTGATGACGATTATATATATTGA
- the LOC107920479 gene encoding pentatricopeptide repeat-containing protein At1g26900, mitochondrial, translating to MLFKPSNFGPNPSTIVSILKSCKQITEISQIHGCIIKTGLDNDPFIISKLLLSSSLQDIKYAASVFKQIDNPNLFMYNCILRGFSISNNPKQAFSVFNNLRAKDGIFLDQFSFITTLKACGRELAIFNGQMIHGLALRSGHLFFINVKNTLLHVYSVCGRMFDAHNLFDESPERNDVVSWNTLMGGYLDVSKPDTVIGLFRQMRWNCLTMSVTTFLTVLLTMGEVRDSLGGESIHGHCLKLGFCFDSNLVSALTDMYAKTGNVYLGRRAFDDVVAKDVVLWNCMISKYAENGLLEESLALLRLMKVMQVKPNSTTLVSLLSACAASGAINIGLCIGNYVEEEGMPLDAVIGTALVDMYAKCGVLNKAVDVFHRMESKDVKSWTAMISGYGVHGFAQDAIRLFYQMEEEGFRPNEVTFLTVLSACSHGGLITEGTSCFEKMIQYGILPKVEHYGCIIDLFGRAGLLEEAHDLIKSLPIKGDATAWRALLSACRVYGNVELGECVKGVLVGSYNQHPTDSILLSSTYAIAGRLQDQTRMQAMEKEMLKRAGIRSVGKEDKMLKEAGYSIIEMDNEGFDLNS from the coding sequence ATGCTATTCAAACCTTCAAACTTTGGCCCAAATCCTTCAACCATCGTTTCCATATTAAAATCATGCAAGCAAATTACTGAAATCTCTCAAATTCATGGCTGTATCATTAAAACTGGACTTGATAATGACCCTTTCATAATAAGCaagcttcttctttcttcttcactGCAAGATATAAAATATGCAGCCTCCGTCTTCAAGCAAATTGACAACCCAAATCTCTTCATGTACAATTGCATCCTTAGAGGCTTTTCCATTAGCAATAACCCAAAACAAGCTTTTAGTGTTTTCAATAACTTGAGGGCTAAAGATGGGATTTTTCTGGACCAGTTCTCTTTCATTACTACGCTTAAAGCATGTGGCCGTGAGTTGGCAATTTTTAACGGTCAAATGATTCATGGGTTGGCTTTGAGATCTGGGCATTTGTTTTTCATCAATGTTAAGAATACCCTTTTGCATGTTTACAGTGTATGTGGAAGAATGTTCGATGCTCATAACTTGTTCGATGAAAGTCCTGAAAGGAACGATGTCGTTTCGTGGAACACTTTGATGGGTGGGTATCTTGATGTTTCTAAACCTGATACTGTCATAGGTTTGTTCAGACAAATGCGTTGGAATTGTTTGACAATGAGTGTCACTACGTTTTTGACTGTTCTATTGACTATGGGTGAAGTACGGGATTCACTTGGGGGAGAGTCAATTCACGGGCATTGTTTGAAACTTGGGTTTTgttttgactctaatctggtatcTGCTTTAACCGATATGTATGCGAAAACTGGGAATGTTTATTTAGGGCGTAGGGCTTTCGATGATGTTGTAGCAAAGGATGTTGTACTCTGGAATTGTATGATCAGCAAGTATGCTGAAAATGGCCTGCTTGAAGAGTCTTTAGCTTTACTACGTCTCATGAAAGTTATGCAAGTAAAGCCTAATTCGACTACATTGGTATCTTTGCTTTCAGCTTGTGCTGCCTCCGGAGCTATAAATATAGGACTCTGCATAGGTAATTATGTGGAAGAGGAAGGAATGCCACTGGATGCGGTTATCGGGACGGCTCTCGTCGATATGTATGCAAAATGCGGTGTTTTAAACAAGGCCGTTGATGTGTTTCATAGGATGGAGAGCAAAGATGTAAAATCTTGGACTGCGATGATTTCAGGTTACGGAGTGCATGGTTTTGCCCAAGATGCCATTAGGTTATTTTATCAAATGGAGGAAGAAGGCTTTAGACCTAATGAAGTCACCTTCTTAACAGTTTTGAGTGCCTGCAGTCATGGAGGGCTAATCACAGAGGGGACAAGTTGCTTTGAGAAGATGATACAATATGGTATCTTGCCGAAAGTCGAACACTATGGATGTATCATTGATCTTTTTGGCCGTGCTGGATTGCTAGAAGAAGCACATGATTTAATCAAAAGCTTGCCCATTAAAGGCGATGCTACTGCATGGCGTGCACTGCTTTCAGCTTGCCGAGTATACGGGAACGTTGAGTTGGGGGAATGTGTGAAGGGTGTATTGGTGGGATCTTATAATCAACATCCAACGGATTCAATCCTTCTTTCTAGTACATATGCTATTGCTGGAAGGTTGCAGGATCAAACCAGGATGCAGGCAATGGAAAAAGAAATGCTCAAAAGGGCTGGGATTAGGTCAGTTGGAAAGGAGGATAAGATGCTTAAGGAAGCTGGATATAGCATAATTGAAATGGACAATGAAGGGTTTGATCTTAATTCCTAA
- the LOC107920298 gene encoding HVA22-like protein c isoform X2, producing the protein MGSQNFLQVVAKNFDVLALPLVTLVYPLYASIKAIETRSNNDDQQWLTYWVLYSLITLFELTFAKVLEWFPIWPYAKLIFTCWLVLPQFNGAKYVYRHFIRPFYMNPQRATTIWYVPRKKSIFSQQDDILTAAENYIEEHGTHEFERLITKAEKEERIRRSNNYMIFDDDYIY; encoded by the exons ATGGGTTCCCAGAACTTTCTTCAAGTTGTTGCCAAGAACTTTGATGTTCTTGCTCT GCCTTTAGTCACTCTTGTTTACCCTCT ATACGCTTCAATCAAGGCTATAGAAACGAGGTCTAACAACGATGATCAACAATGGCTGACGTATTGGGTCCTTTACTCTTTGATTACACTTTTCGAACTTACTTTTGCCAAAGTCCTCGAATG GTTCCCGATTTGGCCATATGCAAAGCTGATATTTACATGCTGGTTGGTGCTTCCTCAGTTCAATGGGGCAAAATACGTATATCGTCACTTCATAAGACCATTTTACATGAACCCGCAACGTGCCACCACCATCTGGTATGTCCCCCGCAAGAAGAGTATTTTCAGCCAGCAAGATGACATTCTAACTGCTGCCGAGAACTACATTGAAGAGCATGGCACTCACGAATTTGAAAGGCTTATAACCAAG GCTGAGAAAGAAGAAAGAATCCGACGCAGCAACAACTACATGATCTTTGATGACGATTATATATATTGA
- the LOC107920298 gene encoding HVA22-like protein c isoform X1, with protein MSGLFLSVFLPLSLYRSLSSTRPLVTLVYPLYASIKAIETRSNNDDQQWLTYWVLYSLITLFELTFAKVLEWFPIWPYAKLIFTCWLVLPQFNGAKYVYRHFIRPFYMNPQRATTIWYVPRKKSIFSQQDDILTAAENYIEEHGTHEFERLITKAEKEERIRRSNNYMIFDDDYIY; from the exons ATGTCTGGTTTGTTTCTTTCAGTCTTTCTTCCTCTCTCTCTCTACCGCTCTTTGTCTTCTACAAG GCCTTTAGTCACTCTTGTTTACCCTCT ATACGCTTCAATCAAGGCTATAGAAACGAGGTCTAACAACGATGATCAACAATGGCTGACGTATTGGGTCCTTTACTCTTTGATTACACTTTTCGAACTTACTTTTGCCAAAGTCCTCGAATG GTTCCCGATTTGGCCATATGCAAAGCTGATATTTACATGCTGGTTGGTGCTTCCTCAGTTCAATGGGGCAAAATACGTATATCGTCACTTCATAAGACCATTTTACATGAACCCGCAACGTGCCACCACCATCTGGTATGTCCCCCGCAAGAAGAGTATTTTCAGCCAGCAAGATGACATTCTAACTGCTGCCGAGAACTACATTGAAGAGCATGGCACTCACGAATTTGAAAGGCTTATAACCAAG GCTGAGAAAGAAGAAAGAATCCGACGCAGCAACAACTACATGATCTTTGATGACGATTATATATATTGA
- the LOC107920477 gene encoding PH, RCC1 and FYVE domains-containing protein 1 — MADSQRNGLFERDVNQAITALKKGTCLLKYGRRGKPKFCPFHLSNDESKLIWYSGKEEKQLKLSQVSRIIPGQRTAVFHRYPQPEKEYQSFSLICNDRSLDLICKDKDEAEVWFVGLKALISHGTCRKWKIEVGSDAASVDTPKSHNRRTSPNSHFDRGDAQGIQVPYEAHTRLGKAFADIITHAASAKISNQVDAVEFGLLSTGSVENLNGRSSGADAIRVSLSSAVSSSSHGSCHEDNDALVDIFIWGQGIGGGILGGSGDKIGSSFNTKMDALLPKALESKMVVDAHYIACGSRHAAIVTKQGEIFSWGEESGGRLGHGVEADVPRPKLIDTLRGMNFESVACGEYHTCAITVSGDLYTWGDGTHNSGLLGHGSEVGHWIPKRVSYLDGMHVSYVSCGPWHTALVTSGGQLFTFGDGSFGALGHGDCSSTTVPREVETLSGLRTTRVACGVWHTAAIVEVGTESSGNGSPVSSSSTKLFTWGDGDKGQLGHGDKEPRLCPQSVAALFDDISQVVCGHDLTVALTTTGRVYTMGSSAYGQLGSPTTDGKVPTQVEGKITDSIVEEIACGSYHVAILNSKKEVYTWGKGTNGQLGHGDTDDRNTPTLVNFLKDKQVKSVVCGSNFSAVVCLYKWVSSADHSMCSGCRNPFGFRRKRHNCYNCGLFFCKACTMRKSLKASLAPTINKPYRVCDDCFAKLKKGADPVSNAWTPKVRNGIFPRKSNESIDKDVLAPRSHTQLSRLSAAGSCNQSESGNCKHELKLDLQNRTLFPAQNGNFHLGGFYTPKLSLSPVGDSKKNLPVSVSRKTSRAASPASGKSSTRSSTVTFDDSKQMNDGLNQEIITLRAQVEDLTCKSQHLEAELENTSRRLKEVTAIAENEVEKCKAAEEAIKSLTAQLEEAANRLPTCHNAGNTSPMAKHSSDIEHVFSSSSHASSMMSSAPSNDKCNANNLSTSHGTKVQTKKSETVIHDEPGVYITLSPFPDGSNALKRVRFSRKHFTEEQAEKWWAENGAKVCERHNIIRAY, encoded by the exons ATGGCTGATTCACAGAGAAATGGTCTCTTCGAGAGGGATGTCAACCAG GCCATTACAGCGTTAAAGAAAGGAACGTGCTTGCTCAAGTATGGACGTAGAGGGAAGCCCAAGTTCTGCCCTTTTCATCTCTCCAAT GATGAGTCTAAATTGATATGGTACTCTGGGAAAGAAGAGAAACAACTTAAGCTTAGTCAAGTTTCAAGAATCATTCCTGGGCAGCGTACT GCAGTTTTTCATCGATATCCTCAGCCGGAAAAGGAGTATCAGTCCTTTTCATTGATATGCAATGACAGGTCCTTGGATTTG ATATGTAAAGATAAGGATGAGGCCGAAGTTTGGTTTGTTGGTCTTAAGGCATTGATTTCTCATGGTACCTGTCGCAAATGGAAGATCGAAGTAGGAAGTGATGCTGCATCAGTAGATACTCCTAAATCACACAACAGGAGAACTTCTCCGAATTCGCATTTT GATCGAGGAGATGCGCAAGGAATTCAAGTGCCTTATGAGGCGCACACTAGATTGGGAAAGGCATTTGCTGACATAATTACACATGCTGCTTCAGCCAAAATTTCCAATCAAGTAGATGCAGTTGAGTTTGGCCTATTATCAACTGGTTCTGTCGAAAACTTAAATGGTCGAAGTTCGGGGGCTGATGCAATTAGAGTTAGTTTATCAAGTGCTGTAAGTTCATCAAGCCATGGTTCTTGTCATGAAGACAATGATGCCTTGGTCGATATTTTCATATGGGGACAAGGTATTGGTGGCGGAATACTGGGGGGCAGTGGGGATAAAATTGGAAGTTCTTTCAATACAAAGATGGACGCACTTCTTCCAAAGGCATTGGAATCAAAAATGGTTGTAGACGCACATTATATTGCTTGTGGAAGTAGGCATGCAGCTATAGTAACAAAGCAGGGTGAGATTTTCAGTTGGGGGGAAGAATCAGGGGGCAGGCTTGGGCATGGTGTGGAAGCTGATGTCCCCCGCCCTAAGCTCATAGATACTCTTAGAGGCATGAATTTTGAATCAGTAGCATGCGGTGAGTATCATACTTGTGCTATTACAGTCTCTGGGGATCTTTATACATGGGGTGATGGAACACACAATTCTGGTCTGCTTGGGCATGGAAGTGAAGTAGGTCACTGGATCCCCAAAAGGGTAAGTTACTTGGATGGTATGCATGTGTCCTATGTCTCATGTGGACCTTGGCATACAGCTCTGGTGACATCTGGTGGTCAGTTGTTCACATTTGGAGATGGATCTTTTGGTGCACTAGGACATGGAGATTGTAGTAGCACAACTGTTCCACGGGAAGTGGAGACTTTGAGTGGATTACGGACAACAAGGGTTGCCTGTGGTGTTTGGCACACTGCTGCAATTGTTGAGGTTGGGACTGAATCATCTGGTAATGGATCTCCTGTTAGCTCTTCTTCAACAAAGCTGTTTACATGGGGGGATGGAGATAAAGGCCAACTTGGGCATGGCGATAAAGAACCTAGACTCTGCCCCCAAAGTGTAGCTGCTCTATTTGATGACATCAGCCAGGTTGTATGCGGACATGATCTCACAGTTGCTCTTACAACCACAGGACGAGTGTATACAATGGGGAGTTCAGCTTATGGTCAATTGGGGAGTCCTACAACTGATGGCAAGGTTCCAACTCAGGTTGAAGGTAAAATAACAGATAGCATTGTTGAAGAAATTGCATGCGGATCGTATCATGTTGCTATTTTGAATTCAAAAAAAGAGGTTTATACTTGGGGAAAGGGCACAAATGGGCAACTAGGACATGGAGATACTGATGACAGAAATACACCAACCCTTGTTAATTTCCTGAAAGATAAGCAAGTTAAAAGTGTAGTTTGTGGTTCAAACTTTTCTGCAGTTGTATGTCTTTATAAATGGGTATCTAGTGCTGATCATTCTATGTGCTCTGGTTGTCGAAATCCATTTGGTTTCAGAAGAAAGCGTCACAACTGTTATAATTGTGGACTATTCTTTTGCAAAGCATGCACTATGAGGAAATCTCTAAAGGCTTCATTGGCTCCAACTATTAACAAACCATATAGAGTGTGTGATGATTGTTTtgctaaattgaaaaaaggtgCAGACCCTGTTTCTAATGCCTGGACTCCTAAAGTCCGAAATGGAATCTTTCCTCGTAAATCCAATGAGAGTATAGATAAAGATGTTTTAGCTCCCAGGTCACATACACAACTCTCCAGACTGTCTGCTGCTGGCTCGTGTAATCAGTCTGAAAGTGGGAACTGCAAGCATGaactgaaactagacttacaaaATCGGACCCTTTTCCCAGCTCAGAACGGAAATTTTCATCTTGGAGGATTTTATACACCAAAGCTATCACTTTCTCCAGTTGGAGATTCTAAGAAAAATTTACCAGTTTCAGTTTCTAGAAAGACATCTCGAGCAGCCTCTCCTGCTTCAGGAAAGTCAAGCACTCGATCTTCGACTGTAACTTTCGATGATTCAAAGCAAATGAATGACGGTCTCAACCAAGAGATCATAACTTTAAGGGCACAG GTCGAAGATCTTACATGCAAATCCCAACATCTTGAAGCTGAGCTTGAAAATACGTCAAGGCGATTAAAGGAGGTCACTGCAATAGCAGAAAATGAAGTTGAAAAATGCAAAGCAGCGGAGGAAGCTATTAAGTCTCTTACTGCTCAG TTGGAGGAGGCGGCTAACAGACTTCCAACATGCCATAATGCCGGCAATACCAGTCCTATGGCCAAACACAGTTCAGATATTGAACATGTGTTCTCCAGTAGCAGCCATGCAAGCAGCATGATGTCGTCTGCACCAAGTAACGATAAGTGCAATGCAAACAACCTATCCACATCTCACGGAACCAAAGTACAAACTAAAAAGTCAGAGACGGTAATACACGATGAGCCAGGAGTGTACATAACTTTATCACCCTTTCCCGATGGAAGTAATGCACTCAAGCGTGTTCGCTTTAG TCGGAAGCATTTCACAGAAGAACAAGCAGAAAAATGGTGGGCTGAAAATGGGGCTAAAGTATGTGAACGGCATAATATCATTCGTGCATATTAG
- the LOC121225036 gene encoding uncharacterized protein, with product MKFFCFIETFSSYFLFTLTILPIYLCRTFGVSKKRGLKEQQQQSWQEDQRNKESLDSRAFTVSGKLKPEDAVQATLSSLPDEVVDTVGVTALLSEDSVSERRRKLEYLEMQEELIKEEEEKEEEELARMKESKARKEDVALK from the exons ATGAAATTTTTCTGTTTTATTGAAACTTTCTCTTCTTACTTTCTCTTTACCCTCACCATTCTCCCAATATACCTGTGTAGAACGTTTGGAGTAAGCAAGAAGAGGGGTTTGAAAGAACAACAACAGCAGTCATGGCAAGAAGATCAACGTAACAAAGAAAGCCTTGATTCCAG GGCATTCACTGTATCAGGAAAGCTGAAGCCAGAAGATGCTGTTCAGGCTACGCTTTCTTCTCTACCTGATGAAGTTGTGGATACCGTTGGTGTTACAGCTCTACTATCTGAAGATTCTGTTTCGGAAAGGAGAAGGAAGTTGGAGTACCTTGAGATGCAAGAAGAACTGATCAAG GAGgaggaagagaaagaagaagaagagctgGCAAGGATGAAGGAATCTAAGGCTAGAAAAGAGGATGTGGCATTGAAATAG